A window of Infirmifilum lucidum contains these coding sequences:
- a CDS encoding FAD-dependent oxidoreductase — MRLKEHPVLEFRRGRPVYFRFNGGIVEGYEGESVLAALWASGVRSVKRGAPLQGPYCMIGYCSGCMARVDGRPHVRTCLEPVRGGLVVEEEEQGLPPVAPASAVEEGPERVDTDVIVVGSGPAGLSAAIAAAESGLKVDVFERHFKPGGQLLKQTHKFFGSGELFGGLRGFQIAERLISRAESLGVNIHTRASVIGWFREGVFAVVKDGRLVLVKPRAVIVSTGAVERFLAFPGNTLPGVMGAGAAQTLMNEYGVKPGERAVVVGAGNVGLIVSYQLLQAGVEVLAVVEIMREIGGWLVHAAKLRRYGVPILTHHTVVRAEGRERVEKVVVAELDDKMQPIQGTEKVFSADLLLLAVGLTPEARLLAEMGAKMIWSSELGGYVPYRTRYMETSIPGVYVAGDASGIEEATTAILTGRIAGYSAAIRLLGMREDIVSRREEAIRMLQETRGTPFSAKVVRGLERVVVSGV, encoded by the coding sequence GTGCGTTTGAAAGAGCACCCTGTACTGGAGTTCAGGCGGGGTAGACCCGTCTACTTCAGGTTCAATGGAGGGATTGTAGAGGGCTACGAGGGCGAGAGTGTCCTCGCGGCTCTCTGGGCTAGCGGCGTCAGGAGCGTGAAGAGAGGCGCGCCCCTGCAGGGCCCTTACTGCATGATCGGCTACTGCTCCGGTTGCATGGCTAGGGTCGATGGGCGCCCGCACGTGCGTACATGCCTAGAGCCCGTCAGAGGCGGGTTAGTGGTGGAGGAGGAGGAGCAGGGCCTTCCCCCCGTGGCTCCGGCGAGCGCTGTAGAGGAGGGGCCCGAGAGAGTAGACACTGACGTGATAGTCGTCGGTAGCGGCCCTGCAGGGCTCTCGGCGGCTATAGCTGCTGCTGAGAGTGGTTTGAAGGTCGACGTGTTCGAGAGACACTTCAAGCCCGGCGGGCAGCTCCTGAAGCAGACGCACAAGTTCTTCGGGTCGGGGGAGCTCTTCGGGGGGCTTAGAGGCTTCCAGATAGCTGAAAGACTTATCTCCCGCGCCGAGTCACTTGGCGTCAACATCCATACCCGGGCTAGCGTGATCGGGTGGTTTAGGGAGGGCGTTTTTGCCGTCGTGAAGGACGGGAGGCTCGTCCTAGTCAAGCCGAGGGCAGTCATAGTCTCCACGGGAGCGGTTGAGAGGTTTCTAGCATTCCCTGGGAACACTCTGCCGGGCGTCATGGGGGCTGGCGCGGCCCAGACTCTCATGAACGAGTACGGAGTGAAGCCGGGGGAGAGAGCTGTCGTTGTGGGCGCCGGGAATGTTGGCTTGATAGTGTCCTACCAGTTGCTCCAGGCCGGGGTGGAGGTTCTCGCAGTAGTGGAGATTATGAGGGAGATCGGCGGGTGGCTCGTACACGCCGCGAAGCTTAGGCGGTACGGTGTCCCGATACTGACGCATCATACTGTGGTGAGGGCAGAGGGCAGGGAGAGAGTGGAGAAAGTCGTTGTCGCCGAGCTCGACGACAAGATGCAGCCCATCCAGGGGACTGAGAAGGTCTTTAGCGCTGACCTACTACTCCTAGCTGTTGGGCTCACGCCAGAGGCTAGGCTCCTCGCGGAGATGGGTGCGAAGATGATTTGGTCGAGCGAGTTAGGGGGGTACGTGCCGTACAGGACAAGGTACATGGAGACGAGCATACCGGGCGTCTACGTGGCTGGCGACGCATCGGGCATAGAGGAGGCGACTACGGCAATCCTCACTGGCCGGATCGCAGGGTACTCAGCGGCAATCAGGCTACTGGGCATGCGCGAGGACATCGTTTCGAGACGCGAGGAAGCTATTAGGATGCTCCAGGAGACGAGGGGTACGCCGTTCTCCGCGAAGGTGGTAAGGGGGCTAGAGAGGGTGGTGGTTAGTGGGGTATAG
- a CDS encoding DHH family phosphoesterase, whose protein sequence is MRATLLYKLYLIARAKLEGRRIALVDEGDPDGIVSGALFRMKYPDGVVVLAYPTEAQKSVLIRSVKWDFVADLPCPGRAVLRADHHLTNPPCAEREFYDPSAPASAVLALKALELDGNAAASKLASLAVETDTANIVSQEAMELEAAVKGADYRGKLYLIALLAARGLEALKDERIRGFIERYGKSRGKTEEVAKALSPPPREAIVIFTRDERIAYRYLTILLEKAGAEFTFVLVPKGFFKYRVYVGARPSSKYNAASIASRLGGGGHKYAAGATFRALGIKGALEKVLPVLKEELNSNEIEAVVVSNGNMRKSIL, encoded by the coding sequence ATGAGAGCTACTCTGCTCTACAAGCTCTACCTCATAGCAAGGGCTAAGCTAGAGGGAAGGAGGATCGCCCTCGTCGACGAGGGAGACCCAGACGGCATCGTGAGTGGGGCCCTCTTCAGGATGAAGTACCCAGACGGTGTAGTCGTCCTGGCCTACCCCACAGAGGCCCAGAAGAGTGTGCTAATAAGGTCTGTTAAGTGGGACTTCGTAGCAGACCTCCCGTGCCCCGGGAGAGCAGTGCTCCGAGCTGACCACCACCTAACCAACCCACCCTGTGCCGAGAGAGAGTTCTACGACCCTAGCGCCCCCGCGTCGGCTGTTCTGGCGCTAAAAGCTCTAGAGCTGGACGGCAACGCTGCAGCCTCGAAGCTCGCCAGCCTCGCCGTCGAGACTGATACCGCAAACATCGTATCCCAGGAAGCTATGGAGTTAGAAGCAGCGGTTAAAGGCGCTGACTACCGCGGAAAGCTCTACCTAATAGCCCTCCTAGCCGCTAGAGGCCTAGAGGCCCTGAAAGATGAGAGAATTAGGGGCTTCATCGAGAGGTACGGCAAGAGCAGGGGCAAGACGGAGGAAGTAGCTAAAGCCCTAAGCCCGCCCCCTAGAGAGGCTATCGTGATATTCACGAGGGACGAGAGGATAGCCTACAGGTACCTAACAATACTGTTAGAAAAAGCTGGAGCTGAGTTCACGTTTGTACTGGTGCCGAAGGGCTTCTTCAAGTACAGGGTGTACGTAGGGGCCAGGCCCTCCTCTAAGTACAACGCCGCGAGCATAGCCTCGAGGCTCGGCGGCGGGGGGCACAAGTACGCGGCTGGCGCTACCTTCAGGGCGCTCGGCATCAAGGGCGCGTTGGAGAAGGTTCTGCCCGTCCTGAAAGAAGAGCTCAACAGCAACGAGATAGAGGCCGTTGTCGTGAGCAACGGCAACATGAGGAAGAGTATACTCTAG
- a CDS encoding 4Fe-4S binding protein: MGYRSRGYVEYEELVKAGFVPPGEVFEGRVVAVTECIEEIPCNVCQSLCPVKAIEVEGLRGRPRIDWSKCIGCGVCVGGCPGQAMFLVGRDSNGYVVGLPYEFLPRPRRGDVVELLNRRGEPVGRGEVLRVFEMNKTLVVYVRVPGELLWEVRSIRVK, encoded by the coding sequence GTGGGGTATAGGTCTAGGGGGTACGTCGAGTACGAGGAACTGGTTAAAGCCGGTTTTGTGCCTCCGGGAGAAGTCTTCGAGGGCAGGGTTGTGGCGGTAACCGAGTGCATCGAGGAAATACCGTGTAACGTCTGCCAGTCCCTATGCCCAGTCAAGGCGATTGAGGTCGAGGGGCTTAGGGGTAGGCCGAGAATTGACTGGTCGAAGTGCATTGGCTGTGGTGTTTGCGTCGGTGGGTGCCCCGGCCAGGCGATGTTCCTCGTGGGCAGGGATAGCAATGGGTACGTTGTCGGCTTGCCTTACGAGTTCCTGCCGAGGCCCAGGAGAGGTGACGTCGTCGAGCTCCTGAACCGGAGAGGAGAGCCTGTGGGCAGGGGTGAGGTACTACGGGTCTTCGAGATGAACAAGACTTTAGTCGTGTACGTGAGAGTTCCGGGTGAGCTGTTATGGGAGGTGAGGAGCATACGGGTGAAGTGA
- a CDS encoding (2Fe-2S)-binding protein: MGGEEHTGEVKAYICMCEKVAVEDVDRALEEGITDLESLKRKLRVGMGPCQGRFCIPILISYVGRRLGVPPEKLAYPTVRPPLEPVPARVFLQVRGREI, encoded by the coding sequence ATGGGAGGTGAGGAGCATACGGGTGAAGTGAAGGCCTACATCTGCATGTGCGAGAAAGTGGCCGTGGAGGACGTTGACAGGGCCCTGGAGGAGGGCATAACGGATCTGGAGTCCCTCAAGAGGAAATTACGCGTCGGCATGGGCCCCTGCCAGGGCAGGTTCTGCATACCCATCCTGATATCGTACGTGGGCCGGAGGCTCGGCGTTCCTCCAGAGAAACTCGCCTACCCCACTGTTAGGCCACCGCTCGAGCCTGTCCCTGCTAGGGTCTTCCTCCAGGTGAGGGGGCGTGAAATATAG
- a CDS encoding oxygen-binding di-iron domain-containing protein, with product MIPLYTDEKHKVVVFRGFTPRGYVQANQLVIADSGEGLLADPSGRVVFPKLVSEISLVVPAPKIKYVFFSHQDPDIVGAAASWYTALPNAKIVLPEVWARFIPHLFPAETNPSERFYSVPDSGAELALGACTLKLVPAHFLHSPGNFQIYDPCSRVLFSGDLFASLTPESQDYDFVADFEAHVQYMEPFHRRYMAGNKAIQAWLNRVRGLDVEAIVPQHGAIIRGRENVQKALRWLEQLKCGIDLL from the coding sequence ATGATACCGCTGTACACTGATGAAAAGCATAAGGTCGTTGTTTTCAGAGGCTTCACGCCTAGGGGCTACGTACAGGCCAACCAGCTTGTAATAGCCGACTCGGGTGAAGGCCTGCTGGCAGACCCCTCCGGGCGCGTCGTGTTCCCGAAGCTCGTCTCCGAAATCTCGCTCGTCGTGCCAGCCCCCAAGATAAAGTACGTCTTCTTCTCCCACCAGGATCCTGACATCGTCGGAGCAGCGGCGAGCTGGTACACGGCACTGCCCAACGCTAAAATCGTCCTGCCAGAGGTCTGGGCGCGCTTCATACCACACCTGTTCCCAGCAGAGACAAACCCCTCAGAGAGGTTCTACTCAGTGCCGGACAGCGGCGCCGAGCTAGCCCTAGGAGCCTGCACCCTTAAACTCGTCCCCGCACACTTCCTCCACTCCCCCGGAAACTTCCAGATATACGACCCCTGCTCCAGAGTGCTCTTCTCAGGCGACTTATTTGCCTCCCTGACGCCCGAGAGCCAGGACTATGACTTCGTCGCGGACTTCGAGGCGCACGTCCAGTACATGGAGCCTTTCCACAGGAGGTACATGGCAGGCAACAAGGCAATCCAGGCTTGGCTGAACAGAGTGAGAGGGCTGGACGTAGAGGCTATAGTCCCACAACACGGTGCGAT
- a CDS encoding NAD(P)/FAD-dependent oxidoreductase → MKYSVVIVGGGITGLSVAYSLALRGVEGIAVIERNYLGSGSTFRCAGGIRASFTSREHIVLMRRSIELWGKLAEDLGVKYSRSGYLWLSSTEKGLEKLKSYMRIHNENGVPTRLVDESFIREVAPYVSTERLVGALFDPLAGKASPFDTVYKLYSASRRLGVEIRVGESAVRVEVSNSAVEGVQTDRGYLSAETVVLATGPYINELLEPLGVNPHVSPVPHHAAITEEFGRLFDPLIIDFESGAYAVQTFHGNVLMGVEIPEEPFSPLDVKLEFLWKVVREWSKWLPWLPDVNILRYWPGYYEVTPDHHPILGPVDAFQGLYVASGFSGHGFMMGPVVGEVMADWIVKGRPGIPEAKNLTLDRFERGELIHELAVIG, encoded by the coding sequence GTGAAATATAGCGTCGTAATAGTGGGCGGCGGGATAACAGGGCTCTCGGTCGCCTACAGCCTGGCTCTCAGGGGGGTCGAGGGGATAGCCGTGATCGAGAGGAACTACCTGGGCTCGGGCTCTACGTTCAGGTGCGCTGGGGGCATTAGGGCAAGCTTTACGAGCCGCGAGCACATAGTCCTGATGAGGAGGAGCATAGAGCTTTGGGGCAAGCTCGCGGAGGATCTTGGAGTGAAGTACTCGAGGAGCGGATACTTGTGGCTCTCCTCAACCGAGAAGGGTCTCGAGAAGCTCAAGAGCTACATGAGGATACACAACGAGAATGGTGTCCCGACGCGGCTCGTAGACGAGAGTTTCATACGGGAGGTAGCGCCATACGTTAGCACTGAGAGACTCGTGGGGGCTCTCTTCGACCCTCTAGCAGGCAAGGCGAGCCCCTTCGACACCGTATACAAGCTGTACTCGGCCTCGCGTAGACTGGGCGTCGAGATCAGGGTAGGGGAGAGCGCCGTGAGAGTAGAAGTTAGTAACAGTGCAGTGGAAGGCGTGCAGACAGATAGAGGCTATCTAAGCGCAGAGACGGTTGTCCTAGCTACTGGGCCATATATCAACGAGCTCTTAGAGCCTCTAGGCGTCAACCCTCACGTCTCCCCCGTCCCCCACCACGCTGCTATAACAGAAGAATTCGGGAGGCTCTTCGACCCGCTGATAATAGACTTCGAGAGCGGCGCCTATGCAGTTCAGACTTTCCACGGAAACGTCCTGATGGGCGTTGAGATCCCCGAGGAGCCATTCTCGCCGCTAGATGTGAAGCTGGAGTTCCTCTGGAAGGTGGTTAGAGAGTGGTCCAAGTGGCTCCCCTGGCTACCCGACGTGAACATACTCAGGTACTGGCCCGGCTACTACGAGGTCACGCCCGACCACCACCCCATACTGGGACCCGTCGACGCCTTCCAAGGGCTATACGTCGCGTCTGGGTTCAGCGGCCACGGTTTCATGATGGGGCCTGTAGTCGGTGAGGTCATGGCAGACTGGATAGTGAAAGGCAGGCCCGGGATACCGGAGGCCAAGAACCTGACCCTGGATAGGTTTGAGCGCGGGGAGCTAATACACGAGCTCGCCGTGATAGGCTAG